A segment of the bacterium genome:
CAATTGTGGCGGAATTTTAGTAACAGCCACTCCGATGAAGTCGATAACTTCTCGCGCTGGAATAATGTGATGGGAGATTGTTCGGCACAGATCTGGACAAGTGCTCCGCGTACTTTATCCTGTACGATTCCGCAGTCAGTCGGTCTCGGAACAAATCTGATATCGCTGACAGTCACCAGTGGCGGCACGGCGGTACAAGATGCATTGGTTACCGCATGGAAGAAGAACACTTCCGGTGCAACCGAGCTGTATGTTCGATGTCGAACTGATGAGAATGGTAATGTCGATGTACCGTTGAGCATTGTGACAACCGGAAATCTATACCTTTCGATTACCGGTATGAAAGCTGGTTTGAATCTCCTGCCGATTGTCGACACGATTACTGTGAGTCGAGCTACCGCAGACTTGACGGTATCCGCATTGACGGTAGACGATGATAACACTAGTGGTACCGTCGGCAATAACGATCAAATCGCTTCGCCTGGTGAAACAATTGATTTGTCGGTTCAGCTTGAGAATGTGGGGAGTGGGACTGCATCGGGAATTTCTGGAACATTTATATGTCCCGATTCCCGAGTAACAATCACTTCAGCGACTTCGACTTGGAGTAACATCATAACGGGGAGTACCGGAACAAATGCGACTCCGTTTCGCATTCATCTTCCCGCAGGAATTTCCAATGGCGATACTATTCCATTTTATCTCGATGTTGTCGGTTCCACTTTCTCGACACGCTTGTTCGTGCGATTAGCCATCGAATCGATTGCGCCGGAGTTCGATCATTACACCCTTTCCGGTATTACCGAGTTAAACCCTGGTGTTACAGCGTCTTTCACTGTTACAGTTATAAATCAAGGGTTAGGAATCTCTTCCGGAGTATCGGCACAATTGGTTTCATTGACACCACATGCAGCTGTGTTACAACCGACTGCTACTTATACATCGTTGCCGAATGGATCGACCAGAACCTCACCAACTGCACAACGGTTCCAGATCCAAATCCAAACCTCCGCTTTACCCGGCTCGAGTTTGCCGATGCAAATGTTGTTTGCTTACGGTGAACTGCGCGATACAATGGACTTTACGATGCCACTCGTAGCAGCAACAACCAGCGAACCGACCGGTCCCGACACTTATGGTTACTACGCCTTTGAGAACAGTGATTCGTTGTATTCGGCGTCGCCTGATTTTAGTTGGCGTGAAATTATCCCAGCCTACGGTGGAAATGGTGTTCGACTACCCATGAGCGATGGCGGTGAGTATCAGGATACCAGTCTTGCTGTGCGTTTACCTTTCCCGGTGAAGTATTATGGAAACACGTTCGATTCAATTACCGTATGCTCCAACGGCTGGTTGGCGTTTGGCTGGCAGCCGTACTACAACAATTTCCGAAATTGGCATTTGCCTGCCAATGAAGGCCCAGCAAATTTAGTAGCGGTTTTTTGGGACGACTTGTTTTTTGGCGCTGATCCTTATGGTGTATTCACATACTACGATGCTGCCAATCATCAATTCATTTTGACTTGGAATGTTGCGACGACGTTTGGCGGAAGCATGCCGAATCTTTTTCAAATCATTATCAGCGATCCCCGGTATTATCCCACTCCGACCGGCGATGCGATGTTAAAGATGCAATATCGAACGGTCAACAACATCATCGGTGATACTTACGAACCCGATTACGCGACCATCGGAATATCCGATGGAACGCGCTTACAAGCTCTCGAGCTGTCGTGCGATAATTTTTATGCTGCGACTGCTGTACCGATGGATAACGGTGAGAACATCGACCATGCTATCCTATTCTCAACCACTTTCCCGGACGATTTGCTGCATTTACTTTCACCTCGGGGTGGCGATACGCTAGCGATAGGTTATCCCGTCAATATCATGTGGATAGGGAATCCATCTGCGCAAACGGTGAATCTGCAAATCAACCGTAACTTCCCCGCAGGAACGTGGGAAACGATTCTCGCAAACACTGCGAACGACGGCAGCGAGAGTTGGACTGTTACGACACCAGTAACCACAAATGCCAGACTTCGGGTAATACTACCTTCCGGTGCGCAAGGCGATTCTTCTAACTCAGATATCGTTTTGATTCAACCACAGCCACAATTACACTTAGTGACACCAAATGGTAATGAGAGTTGGGCAATCGGCGAAACCCGTGTGATTGATTGGAACCACGCGCAAGTGCCCGGTACAATCTCCGTTTTACTAAATCGTAACTATCCTACCGGTACATGGGAAACGCTTTTTAATAGCGCGCTGCCGGAGTATGGCAGTATTCCTTGGATCGTGACACAGCCGGTGAGTAACCACGCCCGAGTGCGGATCTATATGAATGGAAATACTACTATTGGCGATACATCAGACCTTGACTTCCATATTGTCCATCCGGCTTGGTTGTCGGTGACTTCGGATTCAATCGTGAGAGTGATTCCACCGAACGATTCAACTGTCATTCCGGTGACACTTCACAATACTGGTGGCGCTCCGTATACCGGGACTATGACTGCCCTTACTGGATTCGATGGATTTGGTTATCAGAAAACCAGCGATCCCCGCGGCCCACAATTCTCTTGGATCGACGTATCTTCTGGAATGAACGGTCCGACCGGTGATGATCGTACCGGTGGTCCGTATACTCTACCCTTTACATTCCGTTACTTCGGCCAGAGCTATACTCGTGTATATATGTGTACTAACGGCTGGTTGTGTTTCGATAATCCCCAAGGGAATGCTACTGCCGGCAAC
Coding sequences within it:
- a CDS encoding C25 family cysteine peptidase, with the protein product MIFDSDPIKPSTIRFSILLGILIQFFVTISFAIPESRLTRVDEFIGIPAQNSVSINTKVLGVGHLQLQFSHPAIQVDTVFANAQNWTTVSIAGETKLWEVGAPELPVIARTVRLPNTGNVALTIKNADYTEYPNVDIFPQQTLDVTEQSSVLDNTTPVFAIDQAIYERNAFFPEAVAWIGEPAALRDARVAVLSMQPVQYNPVTRTMRVYNTIELEITPIGGISSNEITHDPKPVPSFASFYRDVIGAEDLVTTNETADPGQMLVIYLNNTQVRTALTSFANWKTQSGRKTQIQVLQQYNTTAIQNIINNAFNSYNPPLEYVILAGDGYNNGMVAYTVDGEATDHPYTQIVGTDILADITISRFSYETITHLQTMVNRVINYERNPPMTDTTWFTKGWGYAGISHNVYSNRPAIRFCLEMMNRGGVTNTSYNEHNGLVDPSLINSQLNGGAVLWAHRAAWVGEAQNSDLTSLTNSNKPFVSLNITCGSGDWYGQETGLHETLIRLGTPSNPFGSLATMSTATPNTKPSFNNVVATGVFYAFGVNEVRQPGPMFFAGKYQLWRNFSNSHSDEVDNFSRWNNVMGDCSAQIWTSAPRTLSCTIPQSVGLGTNLISLTVTSGGTAVQDALVTAWKKNTSGATELYVRCRTDENGNVDVPLSIVTTGNLYLSITGMKAGLNLLPIVDTITVSRATADLTVSALTVDDDNTSGTVGNNDQIASPGETIDLSVQLENVGSGTASGISGTFICPDSRVTITSATSTWSNIITGSTGTNATPFRIHLPAGISNGDTIPFYLDVVGSTFSTRLFVRLAIESIAPEFDHYTLSGITELNPGVTASFTVTVINQGLGISSGVSAQLVSLTPHAAVLQPTATYTSLPNGSTRTSPTAQRFQIQIQTSALPGSSLPMQMLFAYGELRDTMDFTMPLVAATTSEPTGPDTYGYYAFENSDSLYSASPDFSWREIIPAYGGNGVRLPMSDGGEYQDTSLAVRLPFPVKYYGNTFDSITVCSNGWLAFGWQPYYNNFRNWHLPANEGPANLVAVFWDDLFFGADPYGVFTYYDAANHQFILTWNVATTFGGSMPNLFQIIISDPRYYPTPTGDAMLKMQYRTVNNIIGDTYEPDYATIGISDGTRLQALELSCDNFYAATAVPMDNGENIDHAILFSTTFPDDLLHLLSPRGGDTLAIGYPVNIMWIGNPSAQTVNLQINRNFPAGTWETILANTANDGSESWTVTTPVTTNARLRVILPSGAQGDSSNSDIVLIQPQPQLHLVTPNGNESWAIGETRVIDWNHAQVPGTISVLLNRNYPTGTWETLFNSALPEYGSIPWIVTQPVSNHARVRIYMNGNTTIGDTSDLDFHIVHPAWLSVTSDSIVRVIPPNDSTVIPVTLHNTGGAPYTGTMTALTGFDGFGYQKTSDPRGPQFSWIDVSSGMNGPTGDDRTGGPYTLPFTFRYFGQSYTRVYMCTNGWLCFDNPQGNATAGNQQLPYTVMPSFLAVLWDNLVCDQGTTKVMMDEVNQRAVFSWENVRRYNQETSTLSFQAILYPDSSFVFQYGSIVTMDTTSTVGIQNEEHSTYYTIYHNVPIPSNHAIRFDLYHRWATPLTTTFSIPAAGSTEFDVIWNTRHHTLHDTVHGTFQFTGTAANAPYLVPVAMIVDVVGLNDVGVSLPTKFEVRKVYPNPFNAIAQIEFALPARGDVEFSLFDALGRAVEHTMLQSLPAGIHHATINANDYAAGVYFVRIRAGSETQLRKLVLVK